The genomic region GGCTACGGCTACCCGGGGCCCCATGACCATCGATTCCGTGAACCAACAACCCAGGATGCGCGGAGCGAGAGCAGAGGAACCATCCGAATACCCGCCGGTCTTCGAAAGGAGGAGGCCTGAGACGACTTCGGGATGTAGCTCGGGGATCTACGCCGGCAACGAGGCAACATCCGGTTCGACACGAACGAGATGAGCGGACTCTGCTCCACCAAGAAGAAGATTGTCGCTCGGCATGAACTCGGTTGGCCAAGTCGCCGCCGCGGTTCACGCCCGACCAGCATCAGTCACAGCATCCCTCAAAAGGCAGCCACATCAACGTGGCAGACAATTCATGAACACGCCTCACATCGGTGGTGGCGCTCCTCTCATCCGAGTCACCTCAGCCCTTGGATTAGCTGCCCGGGAACGGCAACCGAATGGGTCGCACGGTGTCTGCATCATGGCCGATCAGCCTGGCAGGGGTCCGCCTGGCCGCGAACCGAATCCCGGAGCAGCGCAAACACATGTCCAGAGAAACCATCTGGATATCGACCACTCGACAAAACGAGAGAGGCGCCCCATGAGACGAACAATCGTGGTATTAGTCGGGCTCGCGATGGTAATTGCCACAATGGCCGCGCCGGCCCTGGCGTCCATATCATGCGGGCCAGACAAAGGTGTGCAGATCTGGACAAGCTCGACGGCGGATGCCTATCACATCTGGACGGCATTCGGTCAGGTACACAGCCGAATCTACTTGGATCCGGGGTACCGCCAGACGGATACGCACGTGACCAGCGTTTCCTCCGTGCTATACGGCAGTGTCAGCGGCCAATGGTCTGGAGGGACGTTCTGTGCGACAACTTGGATAATCAACTCGCTTGAACAGTAGGAGGTACATCGTGTCGGCCTCGATCGATGAGCGCAGCGACTCGATGAGTCGCTGGAAGGTGCGACGGGTCTTCGTCGGACTGCTGGGTGTTGATCATGACATTCGCTTTGCCCGCCGATGCCATCACCTGTCTTCCGGGCCAGACGGTGAGGATCTGGAGCAACACCGACGCATTGGTGGTCCACCACAATTGGGATGGCGGCACACGAACCTACCTCTTCGGTGGATACCGAGTGACCAATACTGAAATGCGGATAACAGCGACGTCCATCTCCCACGGCCCAGCCAGCTACTTCTACGGCGGAACCTACTGTGAATGCAATCAGTCGCCCTGTGTCGAGTAGGAAAGAGCGGTGCCCTTACTGGGCGGCAGGACTGGCTCCGATCGTTGCACTCGTGTTGGCAGCGTGCACAGCTGGTACCGGAGACACGCAGACAACGACAACCGTGGCCGTCCCGATGAATGTCGCGACCTCCACCACGACGCCTGCCGCGACGGGATGGTCCTACCCCTCCTCTGAGGCCGAGAGGGAGGCGATCGGCGCAAAGATCCTTACTTGTATGGAAGAGGCGGGGTTCCCTGGGCGAGAACACCCCGATGGGGGCTACCAGTTCGACTACCCTCCAGACCAGGCCGAACCGTTCCAGGATGCCCTCGAACGTTGCGAGACCGACTCGTTCGGGTTCAATCCCAACGACGTACAACCGTCACTGTCCGATTCGCAGCTCAAGGCGTACTACGAGGCGCTCCTGGAGACCGCCACATGCCTCGAAGGACTCGGGTACGAACCGCCTGCCGCTCCATCTGTTTCGACATTCGTAGAGTCGGGCGGGGCCATTTGGCATCCCTACTCGGTTTTCGGTCAGGGCGGTGTCGCCCCGTCAGCCGAGGAGTGGCGTCAGGTGAATGAGGCGTGTCCCCAGCCTTCCCCCTACGGATAGCAGACGCTGAGTAGCCCCGGAAGCAGGCGCGGCCTGATGAAGGGCGCCTCCCGCCGCGTGTTGACTACGCAGTAAGCGCCGGCGATGCCCACAACTCCTGCACCGATTCGGTTCTGTGAACCGAAAACCCAGGATGCGCAAAGTACTGGACAGCCGATGGAAGACGGACAGAACCGAAGACCTCCGTGATCGTGAAACCAACCACGCGCCGCCGGGACCGGCAGCGCGACCGCACCCCCACGCCACTCGACCAAGGAAAGGAGTACCTATGAGACGTATAGAAGACGGCAGAAGAGAGGAACGAATGGGCACGATGCACGGCTGGGTGTCGCTACTCACCGTTCTCGCGATCGTGCTGGCGTTTACGGTGATCCCCGCACAAGCGGCCGAAGCTCTGAGCTGCTCGACGGGCGATGTCGTGTGGATAAAGAGCAACACGACGATAAACGCCGGCCACGGATGGAACTCTGGATACAACTACTTCCCGTCCGGTGGTTGGCACACCACAGTCACCCAGAAGCAGAACTCCGGGATAACCTGGATCGACACTGACGGAGTCCTCTACAGTGGCCAGATTTACTGCAGCTATCCGATCTAGAGGCGCGCTGGGAGCGGTGACCATTGTGGTGCTTGCCGCTCTCAACGCCTGTAGCACCAGTCCCGTCGGCGGTGTCAGCACACCCAACGATTCTACGGGTACGACACCCACGACGCTCTCAGCTCAGGATTCAGAATTCATCCAACCCGACTCCGAAGAAGCCCTCCTCTTCATGAAGAAGTGTGTCGAAGAGCAAGGCTGGATCGTGGAAGACATCTCCGGAGGAATCCACATAAAGTATCGACCTGAGCAGCAAGTCGAAGCGGCTGCTGCGATAAGGGAGTGCTCGAAACAATCGCTGGGACTTGCACCTGGTGAAACCGTCCCCCCGCCCAGCGATCGTCAAGTCCGCGACTACTACCAAGCTTTGGTCAATGCCAGGGAATGCTTGGAAGCGAGAGGATTCGATCTGAGTGACCCCCCGACCCTCGACTCCTATCTGGAAAAGGGCATCGGCTCCTGGGATCCGTACGGTGAGGTTCTCACCGTCACCGGGATGGGTCCGAGCGAATTCGACACACTCACTCGAAAGTGCCCACAACCCCAGCTCTACCGCTGAGTGAGACGGAGGTATTCCTTCATGCATCCGAAGTCCGACAGGAGACCGACGGCTTGGGTTGGACGTGTGGCTATCGCCGCACTGGTGCTGGTCACTGTTGTCGGTTGCACCAGGAGCGCTGACCGGGGCGAGGTCCAAGCGTCGGGAAGAACACCGTTTGCACCGGAGTCTGTCGAAGCCATGCAGGCCATCGCCAGCTGCCTTCGCGATCGAGGGTTCGCCGCCGAGGTGGCAACGGGAGGAGGCATCCAGCCCGGGATCGACATACCCGTTGGGGGCCAAGAACCACAGGCCATGGAGGACGCCTTTGAAGCATGCCAAAGCGAGTTGACAGCGGCCGGCGTCATCGAACCAGTATCTCGGTTCTCACCTACCCGGCTGGAACGCTTGTACCGAGACTATCAGGATGCGGCCGCGTGCCTGAGAGATCTCGGCTACGACGTCCCGGAGGCTCCCTCGCTCGAGGCATTCATCGAGACGAATGCGGCCGCGTGGGATCCATTCAGCGACGTCCCGGCCACTCGAAGCGATCAGGAACGGGCGTACGGGGAGTGTTGGGACTATTAGACCGCCGGTTCTGTGAACCGAATACTGGGGCGACGTCACACCCTGACCGTTCCCGATCCCCCGGTCAGAGGCACAGGCGTTCGGAAGGGAGGAGCAGCAGTGCACCTGCCGACTGATCTGTCGGTGGCTGCCGGCAGAGCGCCAGCGAAGCCCCTCAAAGCCGGAAAGCGCCATCCCGCGTTTATCCCGCGTCCGCTGCCGATCGTAGCGGTTCATAGCAGTTTGCTCAGCGCTCTGACCTGCGCTTTTGTCCGTCCCAGTCCACCCCAGACTCCCCGGCCAGCGTTCGGGACGCTGAGGTCGCCGGTTCGAATCCGGCCGTCCCGACTCAGAAACACCAGGTGAGGGCCGCCCACGAGGGCGGCCTCTGGTTTCTTGGGTCGGTCCCATCGCGCGTCCATCGCGCATTTCAGGCGAGTCCGCGGCCCTGGTTTCGTTGGTGAAGGAACCGCCGGCCGAGGCGTTCTGCCGCTGTCCGATCGGCTTCGATGGTGGCTTGGGCGTAGATGGCCCGGGTGAGTCTCGGGTCGGTGTGGCCGAGTCGTGTCTGGGCGGTCTTCATGTCCGTCGAGAGTCTGAGTTCCTGTGCCTGCCTGAGAGCCGTATCGTGTTCCCGCTCGGGCCGCGTCCGTTTGGGTGCCGCGTCGAGGGAGCTCACGATTCAACTGTCACAACCAGCAGGGCCGTGCGATATACCACCAGGCATTCGACCCGGATCGAGAAGGTGACGACCGGACCACGAATTGCATCTACAGCACAACGCTCACCATTACCCGAAGAGGCTCAAGCACGCAATGAGGAGCAGAAGCGAACGTCGAGGCTCGGCGATGACCCCGAACGCACTGCTCGGCCGGACGAATGCTGGTGCCTCGACAGTCAACCTCTGCTGCGTCCTCCGCCTCGACGCGCCTCAGCGGATGTGCTTTGGTTGCACGGTCTTGTGAGCGACTGGAGTCGGTGTCGACACCTCGAACGCTACCGGCCAAGGCCTCAGATCCCGTCATGCGCTTACTGCTCCGTCCGTCCCGGTGGCGCGACAACACGGCAATGGCCGGTGTCATCCGGGAGATCGTCTTCGGAGCCGAGGATGGCGCCGTCCAGAACACCGCCCTCATCGCCGGCATGGTCGGAGCGAATCTCACCAACCGGGTCATCGTCATCGCAGGCCTCATCAACGCCATCGCAGGTGTCATCTCGATGGCCATAGGCACGATCTTCGGCATCCAGACCTGAACCCATCCCGTTGGCAAGCCGGTGGACGCTCTTCCGATCGTGAGCACATTGGAGGACGATCTGAACGGTTCCGGATTCGTCTGAAACTGCTGGGTCTGAGTCCGACCTCGTCACCGGCGCCACTTTTGACTTTTCCCCCCTAGTTTCGCTGTCAGCCACCCCGTCAGCCGGACGACCAAAGGCTCACGAGATGTCGAGAGTGCGGGTCTTCTCAAGGAATGGAACATCCGGGAAACCCGGATCGGTTCACACGCCCGAGGTTGGCACAGGAACAGCCGGCGGGAGTGCAGGGCTGTCGAGATGAGTACACGATTCCGTGTACTCATGTAGTATGGGTCTATGGAAGTTCAGATCGTGTGCGACCCCACGAAGCCGGCTTTGAGGGACCGCCCGCTGATCGATTCCGGCCAGGCCGAGCGGATCATGAAACTGTTCAAGATGTTGGGAAATGCAGGGCGGCTGCGGGTCGTTCATGCTTTGGAGCGCGCCGGCGAGCTCTACCTGTCGGATCTCGCCCGACAGGTGGGGATGACCCCTCAGGCTCTCTCCAACCAGCTGACACGGCTGGTGGACCAGGGGATCGTCACGTCCCGCAGGGCAGGCAACAACGTCTTCTACCGGATCGCCGACCCTTGCGTGACGAGTCTGCTCGACCTTGCGATCTGCTTGAGCGAGGAGGCGGGCGTCGCGGCGTCCACGACCGAGCGGGTGTCATGACCGAGATCCCCGTCCGCGGCGAGGAGGCGACCACCAGGACCCGCTTTCGGGTGAGCGAGGGATCGTGTGTGGACTGTGCCGGCGACGTGGCCGGGGCTGTGCAGCGGCTGCCGGGAGTTCGACATGTCGAGGTGCTGTCGGCAGCGGGGGTGGTCACGGTCGAGCACGACACTCGGGTGAGCGCGGCCGACATCCGCGGGGTTGCGGCCCGGTGTGGTCTCGGCCTGGTGCCGGCGCAGACCACGGTACAGGAGCAGAAGCGTTCCTGGTGGCGGCGGCCGAAGCTTCTGGCGCTGGCCGGCGCTTCGATATTGCTCCTCGCCGGCCTGGCCGCCGGCAAGTTGATTCACGCGGAGATCCTCGCCACGGTGCTCTACGCCGCGACGCTCGCCATCGGTGGGTTCTACCCTGCACTGAGTGCCGTCCGGTCGCTTCGTTCCCGCCGCCTGACGATCTCCACCCTGTTGGTAGTGGCCGTGGTCGGTGCGGTGGCCCTCGGAGTGCTCGAAGAGGCCGCCCTGCTGGTGGTGGTGTTCTCCCTCGGGGAGGTGCTGGAGGACTATGCGGCCGACAGGGCTCGAGGTTCCATCCGGGCGCTGATGGCTCTGACTCCGCCCATAGCCTGGGTGAAAGGTCCCGATGGATCGCTCGAAGCGGTACCCGTGGAGGCGCTGGTACCCGGCGACCCGATCGTCGTTCGGCCCGGTGAGCGGATCCCCACCGATGGACGCGTGATCTCGGGAGGCTCCTCGGTGGATCAGAGCCCGGTGACGGGCGAGTCCGTCCCAATCCAGGTCAGCCCCGGCTCAACGGTGTTCGGTGGCACCATCAACGGCAACGGCGCCCTGGAAGTCGAAGTCACCTGTGAGTACGCCGACACCACATTGGCCCGGATCATCCAGCAGGTCGAGGATGCGCAGGCGGCCAAGGGCCAGGCCCAGCGCTTCGCCGACCGTTTCGGGGCCGTGTACACGCCGGCCATGTTCGTGCTGGCCGGGTTCGTGGCTCTCGTTCCTCCACTCCTCGGCGGGGACTGGCGAGAGTGGATCTACCGGGGTCTTGTGGTGCTCGTGGTCTCCTGCTCCTGCGCCCTGATCATCTCGGTCCCTGTGTCGGTCGTGGCCGCCATCTCCCGTGCAGCCAGGGACGGCGTGCTCATAAAGGGTGGCGTGTACCTGGAGACGCTGGGTGGAATCCGGGCAGTGGCCTTCGACAAGACCGGCACCCTCACCAGGGGTCGCCCCCAGGTGACTGACGTCGTAGCTCTCGAGGACCACGGGTCCGACGAGGTGCTCCGCCTGGCTGCAGGCGTGGAAGCGGCAAGCGAACATCCCCTCGCCGAGGCCATCCTTCGAGCCGCCAAAGACCGGGGCATCCGCTGGGAACGGGGACGTGACCTCCACGCCG from bacterium BMS3Abin02 harbors:
- a CDS encoding VIT family protein, giving the protein MRLLLRPSRWRDNTAMAGVIREIVFGAEDGAVQNTALIAGMVGANLTNRVIVIAGLINAIAGVISMAIGTIFGIQT
- the nmtR gene encoding HTH-type transcriptional regulator NmtR, producing MEVQIVCDPTKPALRDRPLIDSGQAERIMKLFKMLGNAGRLRVVHALERAGELYLSDLARQVGMTPQALSNQLTRLVDQGIVTSRRAGNNVFYRIADPCVTSLLDLAICLSEEAGVAASTTERVS
- the cadA_1 gene encoding putative cadmium-transporting ATPase, producing MTEIPVRGEEATTRTRFRVSEGSCVDCAGDVAGAVQRLPGVRHVEVLSAAGVVTVEHDTRVSAADIRGVAARCGLGLVPAQTTVQEQKRSWWRRPKLLALAGASILLLAGLAAGKLIHAEILATVLYAATLAIGGFYPALSAVRSLRSRRLTISTLLVVAVVGAVALGVLEEAALLVVVFSLGEVLEDYAADRARGSIRALMALTPPIAWVKGPDGSLEAVPVEALVPGDPIVVRPGERIPTDGRVISGGSSVDQSPVTGESVPIQVSPGSTVFGGTINGNGALEVEVTCEYADTTLARIIQQVEDAQAAKGQAQRFADRFGAVYTPAMFVLAGFVALVPPLLGGDWREWIYRGLVVLVVSCSCALIISVPVSVVAAISRAARDGVLIKGGVYLETLGGIRAVAFDKTGTLTRGRPQVTDVVALEDHGSDEVLRLAAGVEAASEHPLAEAILRAAKDRGIRWERGRDLHAVPGVGVEATVDGRRLFLGRPHGAKGEDSNVTERAARLEAEGKTVVVLTEGSHHFGILAIADQLRDNVPAVVTSLRRLNVRHLLMLTGDNEQVAEAIARQAGIDHWRAGLLPEDKTEAVRELQATYGPIAMIGDGVNDAPALATADVGIAMGAAGTDVALETADIALMADDLAKLPTAIRLARRALANIRQNIAMSLATIAILIVAALSGRLSLTSGLLLNEGAALLIIGNGLRMLRPLHQPE